From a single Streptomyces sp. 1331.2 genomic region:
- a CDS encoding HutD/Ves family protein → MTTSERFQVLRASERPATAWLNGGGVTREVAGFPAGAGLEKFDWRVSLADVASAGPFSPFPGIDRVITLVAGAGMALTVDGVEQLVDAPYRPFAFSGDATTDCRLLGGPVVDFNVMTRRGRVEATVDLLSAPADVEVPAEGTVLLVCLAGSALIGDSDGTDGTGSTEGVELSRYDAALLDEPGTHRLRPDGVTAAITFRPTR, encoded by the coding sequence ATGACGACCAGCGAACGCTTCCAGGTACTGCGGGCGAGCGAGCGCCCTGCGACGGCGTGGCTCAACGGGGGCGGGGTGACCAGAGAGGTCGCCGGGTTCCCGGCCGGAGCCGGGCTGGAGAAGTTCGACTGGCGGGTCAGCCTGGCCGACGTGGCCTCGGCCGGGCCGTTCTCCCCGTTCCCCGGCATCGACCGGGTGATCACCCTGGTAGCGGGCGCCGGCATGGCGCTCACCGTCGACGGCGTCGAGCAGCTGGTCGATGCCCCTTACCGGCCGTTCGCCTTCTCCGGCGACGCCACGACGGACTGCCGCCTGCTGGGCGGCCCGGTGGTGGACTTCAACGTGATGACGCGTCGCGGGCGGGTCGAAGCCACCGTGGACCTGCTCTCCGCGCCCGCCGACGTCGAGGTCCCGGCCGAGGGCACCGTGCTCCTCGTCTGCCTCGCCGGTTCGGCACTCATCGGAGACAGCGACGGCACCGATGGCACCGGCAGCACCGAGGGCGTCGAACTCTCCCGCTACGACGCCGCCCTGCTCGACGAACCGGGCACGCACCGGCTGCGCCCGGACGGCGTCACCGCCGCCATCACCTTCCGCCCGACCCGCTGA
- a CDS encoding esterase/lipase family protein, with product MLAGALLAGATAAPAYAASAASAASAAPAPAAELPPDGDTVASPPGANDWNCRPTAAHPDPVVLVYGTFANRYENWLALSPLLKGLGYCVFALDYGTIPGITSTGSGLLLPIGGLGPVADSAAQLARFVDLVRNATGAAKVDIVGHSQGGMLPNYYLKFLGGASKVGKLVGLAPSDHGTTLDGIVNLAPYFPGVADLIYTVCQACRDQAVGSDFNRTMASRPDTVPGVSYTVISTVYDEVVTPWRTQFLNGPDVDNVVLQDHCPVSLVEHVTIAFSPTALHLVTNALDPAHATPVFCG from the coding sequence GTGCTCGCGGGCGCGCTGCTGGCCGGTGCGACGGCGGCGCCCGCGTACGCGGCTTCGGCGGCTTCGGCGGCTTCGGCGGCCCCGGCCCCTGCCGCCGAACTGCCGCCGGACGGCGACACGGTGGCCTCACCGCCCGGCGCCAACGACTGGAACTGCCGGCCCACCGCCGCGCACCCCGACCCGGTCGTCCTGGTGTACGGCACCTTCGCCAACCGCTACGAGAACTGGCTGGCGCTCTCCCCGCTGCTGAAGGGCCTCGGGTACTGCGTCTTCGCCCTCGACTACGGGACCATCCCCGGCATCACCTCCACCGGCAGCGGCCTGCTGCTACCGATCGGGGGCCTCGGCCCGGTGGCGGACTCGGCGGCCCAACTCGCCCGCTTCGTCGACCTGGTGCGCAACGCGACCGGCGCGGCCAAGGTCGACATCGTCGGGCACTCCCAGGGCGGCATGCTGCCGAACTACTACCTGAAGTTCCTCGGCGGCGCCTCCAAGGTCGGCAAACTGGTCGGGCTCGCACCGTCCGACCACGGCACGACGCTCGACGGGATCGTCAACCTCGCACCCTACTTCCCGGGCGTCGCCGACCTGATCTACACCGTCTGCCAGGCCTGCCGGGACCAGGCGGTGGGCTCGGACTTCAACCGGACGATGGCCTCCCGGCCGGACACCGTGCCGGGGGTGAGCTACACGGTGATCTCGACCGTGTACGACGAGGTCGTCACCCCCTGGCGGACCCAGTTCCTGAACGGCCCGGACGTCGACAACGTGGTGCTGCAGGACCACTGCCCGGTCTCGCTCGTCGAGCACGTGACGATCGCGTTCTCGCCGACGGCGCTGCACCTGGTGACCAACGCGCTGGACCCGGCGCACGCCACGCCGGTGTTCTGCGGCTGA